The stretch of DNA CGTTCGGACCGCCCGCAGCTGCCGCTGCTCGGCCCGTCCGAAGCGCGCTCCTACGTGGGAACCGTGCGGGACAAGGTGCTGGACCTGCTCGACAGCACGCCGCTGGAGGGCCGCAGGCTGGTGGACCGGGCGTTCGCCTTCGGCATGATCGTGCAGCACGAGCAGCAGCACGACGAGACGATGCTGGCGACTCATCAGCTGCGCAAGGGCGCCCCGGTGCTCACCGACGTGCAGCCGCCGTCGGCGTCCGAAGTGGACGGTCTGGCGCCGGAGGTCTTCGTGCCCGGCGGACCGTTCGTGATGGGCACCTCCACCGAGCCGTGGGCGCTGGACAACGAGCGGCCCGCGCACCGGGTGCACGTGGACGACTTCGCCATCGACAGCACACCGGTCACCAACGCCGCGTTCATGCGGTTCATCGAAGCCGGCGGGTACGAGCAGCCGCGCTGGTGGAGCGAGGACGGCTGGGCCTTCCGGCAGCGCGCCGAGCTGTCCGCGCCGCGGTTCTGGCGGCGCGACGGCGATCGCTGGATGCGCCGCCGCTTCGGGCACGTCGAACCGGTGCCGGGTGACGAGCCGGTCATGCACGTCAGCTTCCACGAAGCCGAGGCGTACGCGCGCTGGGCGGGCAAACGGCTGCCGACCGAGCAGGAGTGGGAGAAGGCGGCCCGGTACGACCCGCGCAGCGGCCGCTCGCTGCGCTACCCGTGGGGCGATGAGGACCCGTCGCCGGAGCACGCCAACCTCAACCAGCGGCACCTGCGGCCCGCACCCGCCGGGGCGTATCCGCGCGGCGAAGCGCCTTGCGGCGCGCGGCAGCTGATCGGCGACGTGTGGGAGTGGACGGCGACGGACTTCCTGCCGTACCCGGGTTTCAACGCCTTCCCGTACCGGGAGTACTCCGAGGTGTTCTTCGGCCCGGACTACAAGGTGCTGCGCGGCGGCTCGTTCGGCACCGACGAGGCCGCCTGCCGCGGGACGTTCCGCAACTGGGACTTCCCGATCCGGCGGCAGATCTTCACCGGATTCCGCTGCGCGCGCACGCCGCGCGCGGGCGAGTTCGGCTGACCCGGGATGTGCCGTCATCTGGCCTACCTGGGTCCGGCGGTGACGCTGGAGGAGTTGTTGCTGCGCCCGCGGCATTCGCTGCTGGAGCAGACCTGGTCGCCGCGCGACATGCGCGGCGGCGGCACCGTGAACGTCGACGGCTTCGGCGCCGGCTGGTACGAGCAGGGTGCACCGGAGCGGTTCCGCAGCGCCGTTCCGATGTGGACGGACACCGCGTTCGCGGGGCTGGCGCGCAGGCAGCGGGCGAGCGCGGTGCTCGCGGCGGTGCGCTCGGCCACGGTGGGAATGCCGGTGATCGAGACCGCCTGCGCCCCGTTCACCGACGGCACCTGGCTGTTCAGCCACAACGGAGTGGTCGCCGGCTGGCCGGACTCGCTGGCCAAGGCCGCCGCGGAACTCGACGTGATCGACCTGATGACCTTGGAGGCGCCCACGGACTCCGCGGTGCTGTGGGCGCTGCTGCGGCAACGCCTGCACGCCGGGCAGGACCCGGCGCTGGCGGTGTGCGAGGTGATCGACCAGGTCGCAGCCGTGCGCCCGGACTCCCGGCTGAACCTGCTGCTGACCGACGGCTCCACCGTGTACGCCACGACTTGGAGTCATGCGCTCGCACTGCGCCGCACCGAGGACTCGGTGACGGTCTCGTCCGAACCGTTCGGCGACGACCGCGAATGGGAGCCGGTGCCGGATCGCCACCTCGTGGTGGCCGATTCCAGCACCGTGCGCGTCACACCACTTCCGGAGGGGGAACACCCGTGAGCCAACCCGAGCTGACCGTGCACTTCACCGAGGCCGACGCGGCGCGGGAACTGCGCGCCGACGTCCGCGAAGGACTGACCGACGAGCCGAAGTGGCTGCGGCCGAAGTGGTTCTACGACGCCGCGGGCAGCGAGCTGTTCGAGCGGATCACCGAACTGCCGGAGTACTACCAAACCCGTGCCGAGCACGACATCCTCGCCCGGCACGCGGTCGAGATCGCCGAGGCGGCGGGCGCGGGAACGCTGGTGGAGCTGGGGTCGGGTTCCTCGGAGAAGACCCGGCTGCTGCTGGAGGCACTGCGCAAGACCGGCACGTTGCAGGAGTTCGTGCCGCTGGACGTCTCGGAGTCCGCGCTGCGCGCGGCGATCGACGCCATCGCGCGGGACTACCCGGACCTGGCGGTGCGCGGCATCGTCGGCGACTTCACCACCGAGCTGGCTTCGGTCCCACCGGGTCGCGGCCGGATGGTGGCGTTCCTCGGCGGCACCATCGGCAACCTGCTGCCCGCCGAGCGCGCGGAGTTCCTCTCCGCGGTGCGATCCGCGCTGCGGCCGGGGGAGTGGCTGCTGCTGGGCACCGACCTGGTCAAGGACTCCGGAAGGCTGGTGCGCGCCTACGACGACGCCCAGGGCGTGACCGCCGAGTTCAACCGCAACGTGCTGCGGGTGCTCAACCGCGAACTCGGCGCCGAGTTCGACCCGGCGGCGTTCGAGCACGTCGCGCAGTGGAACGCCGAGCAGGAGTGGATCGAGATCCGGCTGCGCGCCACCCGCCCGATGCGGGTGCACATCACCGGGCTCGACCTGACCGTGGAATTCGCCGCGGGCGAGGACATCCGCACCGAGATCTCGGCGAAGTTCCGGCGCGCGCGGGTGGCGGGCGAGCTGGCCGCCGCCGGTTTCGAGCTCAGCCGCTGGTGGACCGACGAAGCGGGCGATTTCGCCTTGACGCTGGCCACTGCGAGCTGAGCCGGGCGGCGGGGCCGGGTTCCCGGCCCCGCCGCGGGTTCAGCTGGTCTTGCGGCGCAGCCAGCTCGGGTCGATGCCGACCGGAGCCGGGGCGCCCAGGTCTTGCGGGGTGTAGCCGTTCGGGTAGTTCGGGTAGCTGCGGTTGCCCGGGTCTTGCGCGGCCTTCGAGACCTTGCGCTCGGGCAACCGCCGCACCACCGCCGAGCGCGCGCGCAACGCGCCGCGGGAAACCGCTCCCACCCATGCCGGGGCGGCGCGGAAGCCGAACGCGGTCAGCATCCGCTCGTCCAGCAGGCTGCGCACGCCCAGCGACACCACCGGCCGCAGCGGTTTCGGGAACCAGGAGCAGAACAGCTCCAGCGTGTAGCGGCCGATGGCGTGGTTGGTGTCGGTGTAGCGGAAGTGCTCGGCCTCGAAATCCAGCTTGAACCGGCGGAATTCCTCGAAGGTCTCCGGGATGTCCTTGATCCCCATCCGGTTGCCGACGGCTTGGAAGTAGTGGAACGCGGCCGCGCGCTCGTTGGCGTGCAGCGGCCGCCAGCCGAACTGCTCGATCCAGTCGATCGGGTCGTAGACGAACGTCGACAGCACGTAGAGCATGTCGTCGTTGCTGATCACGTAGCGGCCGTGCGCCCGGTTGATCACCCGCAGCGCCTGCTTGCCGCGTTCCGAGTCGTAGCCGTGCTCGGCGAGTTCGGCCATCAGCAGCGCGGTGTCGTCGTAGCGCTGCTGCGGGCGCTTCTCGAACTCGCCGGTGGCGGCCAGCAGCGCCGAGATGCTCGGCACGCAGTAGGTGCGGAACAGCGCGAACTCCAGCGCGCGCTGGTAGTCGAACGGGAACTCGTGCCCGATCGAGATCCGGTAGATCTCCTGGTCGTCGGTCGCCGGATCGAGCGCGGCGATGCGGTGCAACCAAGTCCGCGGCATCGGGAGCCTCCTCGCGGCACGGTCGGGTCCGAGCCTTCCGGCCGGAACAACGACGCGCTCGTCCGGGATGTGACGACGGCCGCGACTCCGGCTGTTTCGTCTTGTGCGAGCGGCCGGAACCGGCGCTTCCGCCCGAGTCCGGGGGAGGCGCCGGCGCCGCTGCTGGTGGGATCAGCTCGGCGGTTGCAGGCTGTAGATCGCCCGGCTTCCCGGCTTCTCCGTCAGCGTCCAGAGGTGGTCGCTGCTGTTGTAGTAGGACAGGTCCTCGGATGGGCCCCGTCCGTCCGGCGTTCCGACCGCGTCCTTCGCGTCGAGCACGAGCTCGCCGTCCTTCTCGGTGGCGCGCGAAAGGTAGTAGGCGTCCTTGTCGTAGCCCCCGGTGCCTTCGCCCCGATGCGTGAAGTACCACTTCCCGTCGTGCACCGAAGCGCCCTGGACGTACCCGGTCGGCAGCGTGTGCGCCTCCTGCGGCCGGAACCGTTCCGAATCGCCGGAAACGGGTGCGATCCTGCCGTTGTCCAGGTTCCAGGTCATGACCCGGCCGTTCGGGGCATCCTTGCCGCCGCCGCAGTACTCACCGGTGATCAACCGGTCCGGCTTGGTGCTGCGGTCCAGGCCGATGTAGGAGAAGCGGGTCGGTCCGGTGCCGCACTCGCCCTCCGGCTCCTGCACCTTGACGTAGGCGCCCACCTGGAGCATCACGTACCGGTAGTCCCCGGCCGCGGGGTCGCCGTTGCCGGCGAGATCGAGGATGTAGTCGGTGTTGAACACCCGGATACCGCCGTTGGTGTCGGCCACGTAGAGGTTCTTGCCGTACCACGCGATGCCGCCGGCGTGGATGCTCTTCCCGCCGCTGGTGAGCGGCCGCAACGTCGGGTCGTTCTGGTCGTCGCGGTCGGGGATCATCAGCAGGACGTGCCGGTACTTCTTCGTCGCCGGGTCGAGGAACGACAGCCGGACGCCTTGGTCCCCCTTGCTGTACCAGCTGGTCACGACCGGCTTCCGCGCGCCCCACTGCTCGTCGGCGACCGCGTCGGAGACGGTCGTGACGCCCTGCGGGTACCAGGCCTCGGTGTTCTGGTCGTCGCCCTGCCCGTCGACCCGGGGCTGGAAGCAGAAGGTGTGCGCGGCGCCTTCCGGTGCGTTGCAACCCTTGTCGCCTTCCGTTCCGGCGGTCCGGTTGGCGTCCTTCAGCAGGGTCTGAACCCCGACCCTGGTGTGCTGGTCCCGGATCTCGTTCGCGATGTCCAGGTACTCCCGGTTCGGCGTGCGAAGCTCGAAGCCCTTGTCGACCTGCGGTCCGGCGTTCTCGGCCGCCACCGCAGTGGCGGGTGCGCAGAGCAGTGCGGGCAGCAGCCCCATCGCCGCGAGCGCCGCGTGGCCCCGTATCCGCGAGCCGGTCGTCCGGCGGGGACTGCGCACCAGGCCTTTCCTGCGGATTTTCATGTTCCTCCCCCTGGTCAGCATGTGTGATCCAGAAACATGCTTGCCCAGGGGACGCTCCGCGTACCCGTTTCGCCGGGGATTCACCCGAATGGTCGCTGGCCGGAGCCGGTCGGCTCGCAGGGGCGACCCGGTGGGAACGTTCCGCGGCGGTCGGTCGCCTCGGCAGGAGCTCGCCGCGCAACGGTGTCGTTGGCGGGACGCGCCGGACTCGATGGCGGGACGCGCGCCGGATCACGCCGGGGTGAGCCGCCCGCTCACGGCTCGCCTTCCGGCGGCAGCGGCGGGAATTCCACGGGGGTGCGCTGCCCGAGCGTCTGCACCGCGGTCTGGAAGTCGGTGGCCGAGAGCGACTCGACCATCAGCCGCACCGACTCGGCGACCGCCTCCGGGCCGTCGGTGTCCACCCCGCGCCAGACCTGCCGCTTGATCACCGCCATCGAGCGGGGCGAGCAGTTCTGCGCGAGTTCGCGCGCGTAGTCCTGGGCGGCCGCGAGCACTTCCTCCTTCGGCCGCACGAACTGCACCACGCCGAGTTCCCGCGCTTCGGCCGCGTCGACCTTGCGCGCGGACAGCAGCAGGTCCATCGCGTTGGCCACCCCGATCAGCCGCGGCAGCAGCCACGCCGTGCCGTACTCGCCGATCAGCCCGAGCTTGCTGAACGCGGTCGACAGCCGCGCACCGTCGGCCATGAACCGCACGTCGGCGAACAGCGCCTGCGCCAGCCCGAGACCGGCCGCGCCGCCGTTGAGCGCGGCGATCAGCGGTTTGCGCAACGTCATCGGGTGGTGCGGCGGGAAGCCGAGCGCTTCGACCACGTCGGCGCTGTCGCCCGCGGCGAGCAGGTTCAGCGTCGAGGCGTCCGCGCCGCTGCAGAACCAGTCGCCGTCGCCGGTGACCACGATGGCCCGGACTTCCGGGTCCGCGTCGGCGTCGGCCAGCGCGGCGTAGTAGGCCGCGAACATCACGCCGTCCATGGCGTTGCGCCGCTCCGGGCGTCCGAAGTGGATGGTTCGGACGCCGCGTTCGGTGCGCACCCGGATTCCGGTGCCGCCTTCGGCGGAGGAAGACATCAGCGACTCGCTCCCCACTGGTCGATTTCCGAGCGGACAACGAGTCCGGCCGCCGATGCGTGATGCACCGCCCGCCGACGTCGCCTGCCAGGGCGGATGTGACTCGGGACGCACGCGCGCCGCCGCTGGCGGCGGGCCCGGCGGCCTATCCTGTTCGGCGATGCGCCGCCATGCGGACGGGCGTCCCGCGGTGAGGGCGGGCGCGGCGGCGGGCGAGCCGGGAGGTCGTGCCAGTGGCGGAGACGAGGACCGGTGGGACCCGGCCGCGCAATCGCCGGGAGCTGATCACCGCAGCGGCCTCCCGGCTGTTCCACGAGCGCGGCTACACCAGGGTCAGCGTCAGCGACATCGCCGAGGCCGTCGGCGTCGGGCCGTCCGCGCTGTACCGGCACTTCGCGGGCAAGCAGCGGCTGCTGCGGCGGGTGGTGCTCGATCACCTGCACCCGTTCGAGCGGGTGCTGAGCGCGCGTTCCGACGACCTGGACGCGGTGGTGCGGGAACTGGCCGCGACCGCGCTGGACCACCGCGAACTCGGCGTGCTGTGGCAGCGCGAGGCGCGGCACCTGCCGGAGGGCGAACGGGCCGAGCTCAAGGACCAGCTGCGCGTCGTGGCGGGCGGGCTGGCGGAGCTGGCCCGGGCGAGCAGGCCCGATCTGTCCGAGGAGGACGCGCGCTTCCGCGGCTGGTGCCTGTTCAGCGCGCTGACCAGCCCCTCGTACCACAGCACCGAGTTGCCGCGCGGCCAGTTCGAGGTGCTGCTGCGGGACGTGGTGCGCACCATCACCGGACTGCCGCCGCTGGTGTCCGGGCGCCGCCGCGGCGTCCCGGACGCGGACACGCTGCTGCTGCAACGCGGCGGAGCGTCCCGGCGGCGCCAGCTTCTCTCGGCTGCGACGCGGCTGTTCGCCGAACGCGGCTACGACGCGGTGACCACCGAGGAGATCGGCGCGGAAGTCGGCATCTCCGGGCCCAGCGTGTACAACCACTTCGCCAGCAAGCAGGAGCTGCTGGCCGCGGTGATCACTCGCGGCTCGGCGTGGCTGGAGATCGACCTGGGCCGCACCCTGGTGCGCGAACCGGACCCGCAGGAGGCGCTGCGGGCGCTGCTGTGGTCCTACATCACCTTCGCGCTCGATCACGGCGGCTTCATCGAGCTGCTGGTGGGGGAGGTGGGCCACTTGCCCGATCACGAGCGGCACCGCGCCAGGCAGACCCAGCGCGAATACGTCTCGGAATGGGTCTCGCTGCTGCGCGAGATCCGCCCTGAGCTGGACGCGGCCACCGCCCGCGTCCTCGTGCAGGCCACGCTGACGCTGGCCAACGACATGGCGCGCACCGGGACGGTGCGCACTCCGGAGGCGGTCCGGCAGGTCGGGGCCGCCCTGATGCTCACTACCGGAACTTGAGCGCGCTCTGCTAGGGGGCGTTCACTTTTCGCGGGCGCCACCCCTGTTTTCGAGGTCTTTTGGTACTGCTTCGAGGGTATGCCGTACTCACTTGTCGGTTGACTCCGAAGATTCGGCCGCACTAACCTCCCCGATCGGGACCCGCAGGTACCGCGTCGCAGGCAGCGGCGCGACCGCGCACCCGTCAGGGGAGAGGTTCCGCGGCGAATGGCCACGACGGCGCAAGTTGCGCAGGACTTGCCCACGGCGGCAGGGCCTGCCCAGGACGAAGGAATGGCAGGGTCGCATCAGCGATGAGCAGCGCGACGGAACCGGTGGGCGTGCCGCCGGCCGAGGAGCCGGACATCCACACCACCGCCGGCCGGCTGGCGGATCTGTACCGGCGCAACCACGAGGCGGTGCACGCGGGCTCGGAACGCGCCATCGAGCGCCAGCACGCCAAGGGCAAGCTCACCGCCCGTGAGCGCGTCGACCTGCTGCTGGACCCGGGTTCGTTCGTGGAGATCGACGAGCACGCGCGGCACCGCTCGACGAACTTCGGCATGGACGAGAACCGGCCCTACGGCGACGGCGTGGTCACCGGCTACGGCACCGTCGACGGGCGCAAGATCTGCGTTTTCTCGCAGGACTTCACGGTCTTCGGCGGATCGCTCGGCGAGGTCTTCGGCGAGAAGATCGTCAAGGTGATGGACCTGGCGCTCAAGACCGGCTGCCCGCTGGTCGGCATCAACGACTCCGGCGGCGCCCGCATCCAGGAAGGCGTGGCCGCGCTGGGCCTGTACGCGGAGATCTTCAAGCGCAACACGCACGCTTCCGGCGTGGTGCCGCAGATCTCGCTGGTGGTGGGCCCGTGCGCGGGCGGCGCGGTGTACTCCCCGGCGATCACCGACTTCACCGTGATGGTCGACCAGACCTCGCACATGTTCATCACCGGCCCGGACGTGATCAAGACCGTCACCGGTGAGGAGGTCAGCTTCGAGGAGCTGGGCGGGGCGCGCACGCACAACTCGACCTCCGGCAACGCGCACTACCTGGCCTCCGACGAGCAGGACGGCATCGACTACGTCAAGGAACTGCTGTCCTACCTGCCCGCGAACAACCTCGCCGAACCGCCGGTGTTCGACGCCGAGGCGGAGGCCGGTTCGATCGCGGAGGGCGTCACCGAGGCGGACCGGGAACTGGACACGCTCGTCCCGGACTCGCCGAACCAGCCCTACGACGTGCACGAAGTGCTCTCCCGAGTGCTCGACGACGGGGACTTCCTGGAGGTCTCGGCGCTGTTCGCACCGAACATCGTGGTCGGCTTCGGCCGGGTCGAGGGCCGCAGCGTCGGCGTGGTCGCCAACCAGCCGACCCAGCTGGCCGGCACCTTGGACATCGACGCCAGCGAGAAGGCCGCCCGGTTCGTGCGCACCTGCGACGCCTTCAACATCCCGGTCGTGACGTTCGTGGACGTGCCGGGGTTCCTGCCGGGCACCGGGCAGGAGTGGAACGGCATCATCCGGCGCGGCGCGAAACTGCTCTACGCCTACGCGGAAGCGACCGTCCCGCTGGTCACCGTGATCATGCGCAAGGCCTAC from Saccharopolyspora sp. SCSIO 74807 encodes:
- the egtD gene encoding L-histidine N(alpha)-methyltransferase; protein product: MSQPELTVHFTEADAARELRADVREGLTDEPKWLRPKWFYDAAGSELFERITELPEYYQTRAEHDILARHAVEIAEAAGAGTLVELGSGSSEKTRLLLEALRKTGTLQEFVPLDVSESALRAAIDAIARDYPDLAVRGIVGDFTTELASVPPGRGRMVAFLGGTIGNLLPAERAEFLSAVRSALRPGEWLLLGTDLVKDSGRLVRAYDDAQGVTAEFNRNVLRVLNRELGAEFDPAAFEHVAQWNAEQEWIEIRLRATRPMRVHITGLDLTVEFAAGEDIRTEISAKFRRARVAGELAAAGFELSRWWTDEAGDFALTLATAS
- the egtB gene encoding ergothioneine biosynthesis protein EgtB; this encodes MSTEPPTERPASRGNLAELGIERLRSRAAEDLVRTRERSAVLTDSVDDDDLVQQHSPLMSPLVWDLAHIGSQEEIWLVRDVGGREAVRPDIDDLYDAFQHPRSDRPQLPLLGPSEARSYVGTVRDKVLDLLDSTPLEGRRLVDRAFAFGMIVQHEQQHDETMLATHQLRKGAPVLTDVQPPSASEVDGLAPEVFVPGGPFVMGTSTEPWALDNERPAHRVHVDDFAIDSTPVTNAAFMRFIEAGGYEQPRWWSEDGWAFRQRAELSAPRFWRRDGDRWMRRRFGHVEPVPGDEPVMHVSFHEAEAYARWAGKRLPTEQEWEKAARYDPRSGRSLRYPWGDEDPSPEHANLNQRHLRPAPAGAYPRGEAPCGARQLIGDVWEWTATDFLPYPGFNAFPYREYSEVFFGPDYKVLRGGSFGTDEAACRGTFRNWDFPIRRQIFTGFRCARTPRAGEFG
- a CDS encoding oxygenase MpaB family protein; the protein is MPRTWLHRIAALDPATDDQEIYRISIGHEFPFDYQRALEFALFRTYCVPSISALLAATGEFEKRPQQRYDDTALLMAELAEHGYDSERGKQALRVINRAHGRYVISNDDMLYVLSTFVYDPIDWIEQFGWRPLHANERAAAFHYFQAVGNRMGIKDIPETFEEFRRFKLDFEAEHFRYTDTNHAIGRYTLELFCSWFPKPLRPVVSLGVRSLLDERMLTAFGFRAAPAWVGAVSRGALRARSAVVRRLPERKVSKAAQDPGNRSYPNYPNGYTPQDLGAPAPVGIDPSWLRRKTS
- a CDS encoding TetR/AcrR family transcriptional regulator — translated: MAETRTGGTRPRNRRELITAAASRLFHERGYTRVSVSDIAEAVGVGPSALYRHFAGKQRLLRRVVLDHLHPFERVLSARSDDLDAVVRELAATALDHRELGVLWQREARHLPEGERAELKDQLRVVAGGLAELARASRPDLSEEDARFRGWCLFSALTSPSYHSTELPRGQFEVLLRDVVRTITGLPPLVSGRRRGVPDADTLLLQRGGASRRRQLLSAATRLFAERGYDAVTTEEIGAEVGISGPSVYNHFASKQELLAAVITRGSAWLEIDLGRTLVREPDPQEALRALLWSYITFALDHGGFIELLVGEVGHLPDHERHRARQTQREYVSEWVSLLREIRPELDAATARVLVQATLTLANDMARTGTVRTPEAVRQVGAALMLTTGT
- the egtC gene encoding ergothioneine biosynthesis protein EgtC, which translates into the protein MCRHLAYLGPAVTLEELLLRPRHSLLEQTWSPRDMRGGGTVNVDGFGAGWYEQGAPERFRSAVPMWTDTAFAGLARRQRASAVLAAVRSATVGMPVIETACAPFTDGTWLFSHNGVVAGWPDSLAKAAAELDVIDLMTLEAPTDSAVLWALLRQRLHAGQDPALAVCEVIDQVAAVRPDSRLNLLLTDGSTVYATTWSHALALRRTEDSVTVSSEPFGDDREWEPVPDRHLVVADSSTVRVTPLPEGEHP
- a CDS encoding acyl-CoA carboxylase subunit beta, giving the protein MSSATEPVGVPPAEEPDIHTTAGRLADLYRRNHEAVHAGSERAIERQHAKGKLTARERVDLLLDPGSFVEIDEHARHRSTNFGMDENRPYGDGVVTGYGTVDGRKICVFSQDFTVFGGSLGEVFGEKIVKVMDLALKTGCPLVGINDSGGARIQEGVAALGLYAEIFKRNTHASGVVPQISLVVGPCAGGAVYSPAITDFTVMVDQTSHMFITGPDVIKTVTGEEVSFEELGGARTHNSTSGNAHYLASDEQDGIDYVKELLSYLPANNLAEPPVFDAEAEAGSIAEGVTEADRELDTLVPDSPNQPYDVHEVLSRVLDDGDFLEVSALFAPNIVVGFGRVEGRSVGVVANQPTQLAGTLDIDASEKAARFVRTCDAFNIPVVTFVDVPGFLPGTGQEWNGIIRRGAKLLYAYAEATVPLVTVIMRKAYGGAYDVMGSKHLGADINVAWPTAQIAVMGAQGAANILYRRQLAEAEEKGEDVEALRAQLQQEYEDTLCNPYVAAERGYVDSVIPPSHTRGHLARSLRMLADKRESLPAKKHGNIPL
- a CDS encoding enoyl-CoA hydratase-related protein, which encodes MSSSAEGGTGIRVRTERGVRTIHFGRPERRNAMDGVMFAAYYAALADADADPEVRAIVVTGDGDWFCSGADASTLNLLAAGDSADVVEALGFPPHHPMTLRKPLIAALNGGAAGLGLAQALFADVRFMADGARLSTAFSKLGLIGEYGTAWLLPRLIGVANAMDLLLSARKVDAAEARELGVVQFVRPKEEVLAAAQDYARELAQNCSPRSMAVIKRQVWRGVDTDGPEAVAESVRLMVESLSATDFQTAVQTLGQRTPVEFPPLPPEGEP